The genomic region TCAGTCGACCGCCGTTCGCGCCGGGTGCGAGGTCTTCGACGTTCACGTTGGCTGCCGTCGCCACGTCGGCGCCGGCGAGGTTGCGTGCGGCCTTCGACGGGCCGGCCTCGCTGGAGGTCACGAACAGGATGGACTTGGGCTGCTTGTACTTGCGACCACGGGTCGTCCCGCGACCGGCGCGTACGGTCTTGCCCTCGTCTGCGCGCTCGATGTCGGTGTCAGCACCGACGGCCTCGAGGAAGCTGACGACCTCCTTGGTCTTCAGCAGCTCCTCGAAGTCGTCGCTGACGACGAGCGGCAGATTGAGGTCCTCGTCGAACGCGTGACCGCGCTCGGCGACGCGCTCGGCGTCGACGGTCGCGGCGAGTGCGCTCCGGAACGCGAGCTTGCGCTCCTTCTTGTTGATCTGCTCACCGAGGTCCTTCTCTTCCTTCGGCGGGTGTGCCTTGCGTCCACCAACGGTCTGGGGGACACGGACACCCTGGCCGTTCGAGCGCGGCACGTGTGCCATGCCGCGGCCCGAACCCATCGATTCACCGGACGTACGCATGCCGG from Haloarchaeobius sp. HME9146 harbors:
- the rpl4p gene encoding 50S ribosomal protein L4, with the protein product MQATIYDLDGSEADTLDLPEVFETAFRPDLITRAVRAAQANRKQPYGADDYAGMRTSGESMGSGRGMAHVPRSNGQGVRVPQTVGGRKAHPPKEEKDLGEQINKKERKLAFRSALAATVDAERVAERGHAFDEDLNLPLVVSDDFEELLKTKEVVSFLEAVGADTDIERADEGKTVRAGRGTTRGRKYKQPKSILFVTSSEAGPSKAARNLAGADVATAANVNVEDLAPGANGGRLTVFTESAIAEVADR